A stretch of bacterium DNA encodes these proteins:
- a CDS encoding sigma-70 family RNA polymerase sigma factor, protein MTKDKQNKKLNKPVQKSAPKSTTKTKIVSKSKVSLSTKITKPILNKNAKNVKTEKKNIKIEKKSVDKNLDKNKININKKLNKITPKASDKKIKVVEKKPIKKVEIKAVKKVPAVKVVVDKKEKVKKVVVKVLKKTDKSAFHSTKTSAKGKTSTWEEKATVLLGRGRDRGFVTYDEILKEFPNIEEDISFLDVLYERLQTAGIDVLEGGGMLDVSNQEEALLKKYTVTKTDSNYDSIQMYLKEIGQYPLITGSEEKDLAKRIQNGDKEAEGLLAKANLRLVVSIAKKYANRSPDLTLLDLIQEGNIGLFKAVDKFDWSKGFKFSTYATWWIRQSITRALADQSRTIRVPVHMVETIAKYKQVLRRLTQDLGRDPLPEEIAIEMGIDVEKIYTIEKIDQTTVSLDASVGDDDDKSTFGDFIPDDKILSPDQESSRRILADQVKEILADLSEKEREILMLRHGLADGIQHTLEEVGKMFGVTRERIRQIEAKAHEKIRQHDKVNRLKNY, encoded by the coding sequence ATGACAAAAGACAAACAAAATAAAAAACTAAATAAGCCGGTACAAAAAAGCGCTCCAAAAAGCACTACTAAAACAAAAATTGTTTCAAAAAGTAAGGTTTCATTATCTACGAAGATTACAAAACCTATTTTAAATAAGAATGCAAAGAACGTAAAAACCGAGAAAAAAAATATCAAGATCGAAAAAAAATCTGTAGATAAAAATTTAGATAAAAATAAAATAAATATAAATAAAAAATTGAATAAAATAACACCTAAGGCTTCAGATAAAAAAATAAAAGTTGTGGAAAAGAAGCCAATCAAAAAGGTGGAAATAAAAGCTGTAAAAAAAGTACCTGCAGTAAAAGTAGTTGTTGATAAAAAAGAAAAAGTGAAAAAAGTTGTTGTTAAAGTTTTGAAAAAGACAGACAAATCTGCGTTTCACTCAACAAAAACCAGCGCAAAAGGGAAGACTTCTACTTGGGAGGAGAAGGCAACAGTTTTACTTGGTAGAGGACGAGATAGAGGATTTGTTACATACGATGAGATTTTGAAAGAATTTCCAAATATTGAAGAAGACATTAGCTTTCTTGATGTTCTGTATGAGAGACTTCAAACAGCAGGAATCGATGTTCTTGAAGGTGGGGGAATGCTTGACGTAAGTAATCAAGAAGAGGCTCTTCTTAAGAAGTATACAGTTACTAAAACTGATTCAAATTACGACTCAATTCAAATGTACCTTAAGGAAATTGGACAATATCCTTTGATTACCGGATCAGAAGAAAAGGATCTTGCTAAAAGAATTCAAAATGGCGATAAGGAAGCGGAAGGGTTGCTTGCTAAGGCAAACTTGAGACTTGTAGTTTCTATTGCAAAAAAATATGCAAACAGAAGTCCTGATTTAACATTACTTGACTTGATTCAAGAGGGAAATATTGGTTTGTTTAAAGCTGTAGATAAGTTTGATTGGTCAAAGGGTTTTAAGTTTTCAACTTATGCAACATGGTGGATTAGACAGTCAATTACTCGTGCTCTAGCTGATCAATCAAGAACAATTAGAGTTCCAGTTCACATGGTTGAGACTATCGCAAAGTATAAGCAAGTCCTAAGAAGACTTACTCAAGACTTGGGACGTGATCCATTACCTGAGGAAATTGCAATTGAAATGGGAATAGATGTTGAGAAGATTTATACAATTGAAAAAATAGATCAAACAACGGTTTCATTGGATGCATCAGTTGGTGATGATGATGATAAGTCAACATTTGGAGACTTTATTCCTGATGATAAGATTCTTTCACCAGATCAAGAATCATCAAGAAGAATTCTTGCTGACCAGGTCAAGGAGATATTGGCAGATCTTTCTGAGAAGGAAAGAGAGATTTTAATGTTGCGTCACGGGCTTGCTGATGGAATTCAACATACACTTGAGGAGGTTGGTAAGATGTTTGGAGTAACTCGTGAGCGCATTAGGCAAATTGAGGCTAAAGCGCATGAGAAGATAAGACAGCATGATAAGGTTAATAGATTGAAGAACTACTAG
- a CDS encoding CHC2 zinc finger domain-containing protein, with product MSSAAQTIKERLTIAEVIGAYIKIEKTGANYKARCPFHNEKTPSFFISPARNNYYCFGCGVKGDIFTFVEEFERIDFLGALKILADKAGVELMQFQHDRSKESDLDKLRNILETSTVFYENQLHGNPKSKFALDYLYERGLTDETIKAWRIGLALNEWRNLEDHLKTNNISAVESEKVGLIKQTGTSVYDRFRERIMFPLADSSGRVVGYSGRFIEFAKPEIAQSTNAVNDDSNTVAKDAVKEAPKYLNSPDGPLFNKSEILYGYHKAKEGIRKFGYAILVEGQFDMLLAHQAGFNNTVATSGTSLTKLHLEKIKRLTDNTMIVYDADKAGLKASLKAWDLALSLGMDVKIAGLPKGEDPASLILKDKEKFKTCLKNAKHIIDFYLDILEGEGLKGRDLWKAVEIEVLPYVLAIESSIDRAHFINRISLRTDIQEADLRAEVERLIARNKLQNNPTSRSDGNVSDNVGDGGIKGNGDRENLEANSMDHSSIKGFDDLSDSDKKTLDRLIGLILWLRDSANLDKAEQVLSRAESFLDSVSKKYFDERISSSPTGLSFEAEVLFAGSSKLDHDIEELLLEIEERTAKQTLSILMNNLNKMERLQKKDEAMKILKECQEISLKLAEVQKKKKLYG from the coding sequence ATGTCATCAGCCGCTCAAACAATAAAAGAAAGGCTTACAATAGCAGAGGTTATTGGAGCTTACATAAAAATTGAAAAGACAGGCGCAAACTACAAGGCGCGCTGTCCTTTTCATAATGAGAAAACCCCATCGTTTTTTATCTCCCCAGCTAGAAATAATTACTATTGTTTTGGTTGCGGAGTAAAGGGTGATATTTTTACCTTTGTTGAAGAATTTGAAAGAATAGATTTTCTTGGCGCTCTTAAAATATTGGCTGATAAAGCTGGTGTTGAATTAATGCAATTTCAGCACGACAGAAGCAAAGAATCTGATTTAGACAAACTTAGAAATATTCTTGAAACATCAACTGTGTTTTATGAAAATCAATTACATGGAAATCCAAAATCAAAATTTGCATTAGATTATTTGTATGAAAGAGGACTAACAGATGAGACTATAAAAGCATGGAGAATTGGTCTTGCATTAAATGAGTGGAGAAATCTGGAAGATCATTTAAAAACAAATAATATTTCTGCTGTTGAATCAGAAAAAGTTGGACTAATTAAGCAGACAGGAACAAGTGTATACGACAGATTCAGGGAGAGAATAATGTTTCCTTTAGCTGACTCATCTGGGCGTGTTGTCGGATACTCTGGAAGATTTATAGAATTTGCTAAACCGGAGATTGCTCAATCAACAAACGCAGTAAATGATGATTCGAATACTGTAGCAAAAGATGCAGTCAAAGAAGCACCAAAATATTTAAATAGCCCAGACGGTCCACTGTTTAATAAATCGGAAATACTTTATGGATATCATAAAGCAAAGGAAGGTATCAGAAAGTTTGGTTATGCAATTTTAGTTGAAGGTCAGTTTGATATGCTTTTAGCACATCAGGCGGGATTCAATAATACAGTTGCGACATCAGGAACTTCTCTTACAAAACTTCATTTAGAGAAAATAAAAAGACTTACAGACAATACAATGATTGTCTATGATGCAGACAAGGCTGGGCTTAAGGCAAGTCTTAAGGCATGGGATCTTGCATTATCACTTGGAATGGATGTTAAAATAGCAGGGCTTCCTAAGGGGGAAGATCCAGCATCGTTAATACTAAAAGATAAGGAAAAGTTTAAGACATGTTTGAAGAATGCAAAACACATAATTGATTTTTATCTTGACATCCTAGAGGGCGAAGGATTAAAAGGAAGAGATCTATGGAAAGCGGTTGAGATTGAAGTGCTACCCTATGTACTTGCAATCGAGAGCTCAATCGATAGAGCGCATTTTATTAATAGAATTAGTTTGAGAACAGATATTCAGGAGGCTGATTTGAGAGCGGAGGTGGAAAGATTAATTGCAAGAAATAAGTTGCAAAACAACCCTACATCTAGGTCTGATGGTAACGTAAGTGATAATGTAGGTGACGGTGGAATCAAAGGAAATGGAGATAGAGAAAATTTGGAGGCCAATAGTATGGATCATTCTTCTATAAAGGGTTTTGATGACCTGAGTGATAGTGATAAAAAGACATTAGACAGATTGATAGGCTTAATTCTTTGGCTAAGAGATTCTGCTAATCTAGATAAAGCAGAACAAGTGTTGAGTAGGGCAGAGAGTTTTTTGGACTCTGTGAGTAAGAAATATTTTGATGAAAGAATATCTTCTTCTCCAACGGGACTTTCATTTGAGGCGGAAGTTTTATTTGCGGGAAGCTCTAAATTAGATCATGACATAGAAGAGTTGTTGCTGGAGATTGAAGAGAGAACAGCAAAACAGACACTTTCTATTTTGATGAATAATCTTAATAAAATGGAGAGATTACAGAAAAAGGATGAAGCGATGAAAATTTTGAAGGAATGCCAAGAGATATCTTTAAAGCTTGCAGAGGTGCAAAAGAAAAAGAAATTATATGGGTAA
- the rpoC gene encoding DNA-directed RNA polymerase subunit beta', producing the protein MNIKNPLNATFKEKGIDDFSSIILKIASPDKIRDWSYGEVTKPETMNYRTQRSEKNGLFDEKIFGPERDFECYCGKYKGIRYKGIVCEKCGVELTKSIVRRERMGHIELCVPVSHIWYLRTMPSRVAQVLGMSQGDVEKVIYFAGYLITHVNDEEKTRLLKELDGEFKNKVKTVTDEKTKEALTDLLMSAKRDIESIQVGRVLDENQYHKFSLRFGVAFEAGIGAEAVFNIFKNLDLSKLLAQLEIDFTKVSAADREKMIKRLALIKSMVRSKIRPEWMFINALPVIPAALRPMVALEGGRHATSDVNDLYRRVINRNNRLKKLKEINAPDVILRNEKRILQEAVDALIDNTIRHGNASFAGLNAAQRRPLKSLADNLKGKRGLFRQNLLGKRVDYSGRSVIVVGPNLKLDQCGVPKHMALELFRPFVVSELIRKEAAFNIRGASRLIDDGIPEVWAILEEVIKEKYVLLNRAPTLHRLSIMAFKPVLIEGNAIQIHPLVCSPFNADFDGDTMAIHVPLSEEAQKEAKEIMAADKNILKPGSGDPTVTAKLLDIVLGSFWMSRYIAGDMGEGKYFSSFDDAIQALSFNALSYRAKINVIAPDEEKYGENRGKMFETSIGRILFNNVLPASQPFVNKEITKSILNSIIDDIITVEGISRVAPFIDALKDFGFKYLTKSGVTWSLDDVKIPEGKAELVKIAEDKSLEVLEQYNEGLLSKEEKHRKNVSIWQDTKSQIEKLVSDNLDSTSPVYDMVISGARGSVGNLTQMVGMKGLIANAQGETLELPIISSFKEGFTPIEYFISSHGARKGMTDTALNTAKSGYLTRKLFVVAQSVMITEEDCGTKEGIIVNKIGSSGIDLSMLKISSGRVLAKDILNAEGEVIHKRNHLITKEDAKKLDKLGVTEVFVRSPLVCKTPGGICRMCYGSDLGKNALVETGEAVGTIAAQAIGEPGTQLTMRTFHSGGVAVVGGDITAGLPRVEEVFEKRNPKNAAVVISHDGMITDIREVGKEKIIKLLPDVPTKSKKGSEIEYTCHYARVPLIKIGQHVSKGDIVTDGHASVEELFAYAGQARTQEYIIAEVKKIYELQGENVSRKHIEIIVRQMFSRIKIKVAGDTQFAIGDIVEQFELDQENNRVKDLVKGAEFIEAKGDSIVLGITEASLTRRSFLSAASFQHTNRMLINASLKAQKDPLYGIMENVIIGRLIPAGSGFIGSEKWKMIEKLKEEVIAEEGN; encoded by the coding sequence ATGAACATAAAAAATCCGTTAAACGCAACATTTAAAGAAAAGGGAATAGATGACTTCTCATCTATCATTCTTAAGATTGCATCACCTGATAAGATTAGAGATTGGTCATATGGCGAGGTTACAAAGCCAGAGACAATGAACTATCGTACTCAAAGAAGTGAGAAAAATGGTCTATTTGATGAGAAAATCTTTGGACCTGAAAGAGACTTTGAGTGTTATTGTGGAAAGTACAAGGGTATTAGATACAAGGGTATTGTTTGTGAAAAATGTGGAGTTGAATTAACTAAGTCAATTGTTAGACGTGAGAGAATGGGACATATTGAACTTTGTGTTCCTGTTTCTCATATCTGGTATTTGAGAACTATGCCTTCTCGTGTCGCTCAAGTTCTTGGAATGAGTCAAGGTGATGTTGAAAAAGTTATATATTTTGCTGGTTACCTAATTACGCATGTTAACGATGAAGAAAAAACTAGACTTCTAAAAGAATTAGATGGTGAATTCAAGAATAAGGTAAAAACTGTTACTGATGAAAAAACAAAAGAGGCACTAACAGATCTTTTGATGTCAGCAAAGCGCGATATTGAAAGTATTCAAGTTGGTAGAGTTTTGGATGAAAATCAATACCACAAATTCTCATTGAGATTTGGTGTTGCTTTTGAAGCTGGAATCGGAGCTGAAGCTGTTTTTAATATTTTCAAAAATCTTGATTTGTCAAAACTTTTGGCACAATTAGAAATTGATTTTACTAAAGTTAGTGCAGCAGACCGTGAGAAAATGATTAAGAGACTTGCTCTTATTAAATCAATGGTTCGTTCAAAGATTAGACCTGAGTGGATGTTTATCAATGCGCTTCCTGTTATTCCTGCAGCACTTCGCCCTATGGTTGCGCTTGAAGGAGGACGTCATGCAACATCAGATGTTAATGACTTGTACAGACGTGTGATCAACAGAAATAATCGTTTAAAGAAACTTAAGGAAATTAATGCCCCTGACGTTATTCTAAGAAATGAAAAGCGTATTTTACAGGAAGCAGTTGACGCTTTGATTGATAATACAATCAGACATGGTAATGCATCTTTTGCAGGACTAAATGCAGCGCAAAGAAGACCACTTAAATCTCTTGCTGATAACCTAAAAGGTAAAAGAGGATTGTTCCGTCAAAACCTTCTTGGAAAGCGTGTTGACTATTCCGGACGTTCTGTAATTGTCGTAGGTCCAAATCTTAAGCTTGATCAATGTGGAGTTCCAAAGCACATGGCGCTTGAGTTGTTTAGACCATTCGTTGTTTCAGAACTTATTAGAAAGGAAGCTGCTTTCAACATCAGAGGAGCATCAAGATTAATTGATGATGGTATTCCTGAAGTTTGGGCAATTCTTGAAGAAGTTATTAAGGAAAAGTATGTGCTTCTAAACCGTGCACCTACTCTTCACAGACTTTCAATTATGGCATTCAAGCCAGTTCTAATTGAAGGAAATGCTATTCAAATTCACCCCCTAGTTTGTTCACCTTTTAACGCTGACTTTGATGGTGACACAATGGCCATTCACGTCCCACTTTCTGAAGAAGCTCAAAAAGAAGCTAAAGAAATTATGGCTGCTGATAAAAACATTCTAAAGCCTGGTTCTGGAGACCCAACTGTTACCGCAAAGTTGTTGGATATTGTTCTTGGATCTTTCTGGATGTCTAGATATATCGCTGGAGATATGGGGGAAGGAAAGTATTTTTCATCTTTTGACGATGCTATTCAAGCACTTAGTTTTAACGCACTTTCATATAGAGCAAAAATTAATGTTATTGCGCCAGATGAAGAAAAGTATGGAGAGAATAGAGGAAAAATGTTTGAAACAAGTATTGGAAGAATTTTGTTCAACAACGTTTTGCCAGCTAGTCAGCCATTCGTAAATAAGGAAATTACTAAATCAATTTTGAACTCAATTATTGATGACATTATTACCGTAGAAGGTATTAGTAGAGTCGCACCATTTATTGATGCACTTAAAGATTTTGGTTTCAAATATCTTACAAAGTCAGGAGTTACTTGGTCATTGGACGATGTTAAAATTCCAGAAGGAAAGGCTGAACTTGTTAAAATTGCAGAAGATAAATCTCTTGAGGTTCTTGAACAATACAATGAAGGTCTTCTTTCAAAGGAAGAGAAGCACAGAAAGAACGTTTCAATTTGGCAAGATACAAAGTCACAAATTGAAAAACTTGTTTCTGACAATCTAGATAGTACAAGTCCTGTATATGACATGGTTATTTCAGGAGCTAGAGGTTCTGTTGGTAACCTTACACAGATGGTTGGTATGAAAGGACTTATTGCAAACGCTCAAGGAGAGACATTGGAGCTTCCAATTATTTCATCTTTCAAAGAAGGATTTACACCTATTGAATATTTCATTTCATCTCACGGAGCCAGAAAGGGTATGACTGATACCGCACTTAACACCGCAAAGTCTGGTTACTTAACTAGAAAGCTATTCGTTGTTGCACAAAGTGTGATGATTACAGAAGAGGATTGTGGAACAAAGGAAGGTATTATTGTTAACAAAATTGGTTCATCAGGTATTGACCTTTCAATGTTAAAGATTTCATCAGGACGTGTTCTTGCAAAAGATATTCTAAATGCAGAAGGTGAAGTTATACACAAGAGAAATCACCTGATTACAAAAGAGGATGCTAAGAAACTTGATAAGCTAGGTGTAACTGAAGTTTTTGTTAGATCACCACTTGTATGTAAAACTCCAGGAGGTATTTGTAGAATGTGTTATGGATCTGACCTTGGTAAAAATGCATTAGTAGAAACAGGTGAAGCTGTAGGAACAATTGCAGCACAAGCTATTGGAGAGCCAGGTACACAGCTAACTATGCGTACATTCCACTCAGGAGGAGTTGCTGTTGTCGGAGGAGATATTACAGCCGGACTTCCTCGTGTTGAAGAAGTATTTGAAAAGAGAAATCCAAAAAATGCAGCTGTTGTTATATCACACGATGGTATGATTACAGACATTAGAGAAGTTGGAAAAGAAAAAATAATAAAGCTTCTTCCTGATGTTCCTACAAAGAGTAAGAAAGGAAGTGAAATTGAATACACATGTCACTATGCCCGTGTTCCTCTAATTAAAATTGGACAACATGTATCAAAGGGAGATATTGTAACAGATGGTCACGCCAGCGTTGAAGAGTTGTTTGCATACGCAGGACAAGCTCGTACTCAAGAATATATCATTGCTGAAGTTAAGAAGATTTATGAATTACAAGGAGAAAATGTTTCAAGAAAGCACATTGAAATTATTGTTCGTCAAATGTTCTCACGTATAAAGATTAAGGTTGCGGGAGATACTCAATTTGCAATTGGTGATATTGTTGAACAATTTGAATTGGATCAAGAGAATAACAGAGTCAAGGATCTTGTTAAGGGAGCTGAATTCATTGAGGCAAAGGGAGATTCAATTGTTCTTGGTATTACAGAGGCTTCACTTACAAGAAGAAGTTTCTTGTCAGCTGCTTCTTTTCAACACACAAACAGAATGCTTATCAATGCTTCACTTAAGGCACAAAAGGATCCTCTATACGGTATAATGGAAAACGTAATCATCGGTAGATTAATTCCTGCTGGTTCTGGATTCATTGGTAGTGAAAAGTGGAAGATGATTGAGAAGCTAAAGGAGGAGGTCATTGCAGAAGAGGGTAACTAA
- a CDS encoding DNA-directed RNA polymerase subunit beta, whose protein sequence is MIRPKKYFSRFKEPLTPLPNLVEAQLESFKWLLDRGISEVFSEFSSIEDYSGKKFELDFYDFQLEKPKHDEFFAKENKLNFEAPLKVMVRLKNKIVNTTKEQEIFVADFPLMTDHGTFIINGIERLIVPQLARSYGVFFTSQELKSKTYFGAKIIPARGAWIEIDTDADHTIYVRMDRKRKFPVTSLLRVFGAETDSEIKALFKGNELAAPFIESTLAKDHAKTKDEAYIEIHRKMRDGELATADNARDYVNSLLKSGERYDLSKVGRFRFNQRFAKPMDEKALAVMTLSLDDLAVTINKIIELSHNPNAVQDDVDHLGSRRVRYVGEMLQAKIRIGMTQIKRNIQNRMSTIDTDANLPIQFISPRPLQARIKEFYTTNQLSQFMSQENILAEIEHLRRISALGPGGLTRERAGVEVRDVHASHYGRICPIHTPEGQNIGLVLQLAMYARINHFGMIETPYAKVAKGKVTKEIVYLNALEEENSKIAHAATDYDKDGLITKEMLEVRLNGEPVIISRDEIDYIDVATDQAFSISTSMIPFLNHDDANRALMGSNMQKQATPCIVPEAPLVATGVEEKAAYDTGRVVMAAEDGLIIGVDAKKVVLRGKKDHEYKLVNFSRTNQFTVFHQRPTVSIGQKVKRGDVLADTSTSVNGQMALGQNCLVAFMTWSGSNFEDAIILSERLVKESKFTTVHMEEFVINVRDTKLGPEVTTHDIPNVGENRLKNLDVDGIVRVGAEVRPGDIIVGKITPKSETQLTPEERLLRSIFGEKSRDVKDTSKRLENGKRGRVVSVKIFSRERGDKLESGIIKRIHIEVALLRSVSVGDKLAGRHGNKGVISRVLPIEDMPFMADGTPVDVILTPLGVPSRMNLGQILELHLGLAANKMGYQAVVPPFVGATPEEVKAELVKAGYNETGKMKLFDGRTGEKFAQDIAVGYMYILKLHHMVEDKIHMRSIGPYSLITQQPLGGKAQGGGQRFGEMEVWALAGYGAAHALREMLTIKSDDIAGRTQAFDSIVKGHKLLDPNTPASFNVLLSNLRGLCVDVELSKETGDEGMDINMVAGDEVTEENN, encoded by the coding sequence ATGATTCGCCCAAAAAAGTATTTTTCACGTTTCAAGGAGCCGCTAACGCCGCTTCCAAACTTAGTTGAAGCCCAATTAGAATCTTTTAAATGGTTACTAGACAGAGGAATTTCAGAAGTATTTAGTGAGTTTTCTTCAATTGAAGATTATTCAGGAAAGAAATTTGAATTAGACTTCTACGATTTTCAATTAGAAAAACCAAAGCATGATGAATTTTTTGCTAAGGAAAATAAACTAAACTTTGAGGCACCTCTTAAAGTCATGGTTCGTCTTAAGAATAAGATTGTTAACACAACAAAGGAACAAGAAATCTTTGTTGCTGATTTTCCGTTGATGACAGATCACGGAACTTTTATTATAAATGGTATTGAGAGACTTATAGTTCCACAACTTGCCCGTTCATACGGTGTATTTTTTACTTCACAAGAATTAAAAAGTAAGACATATTTTGGAGCAAAGATCATCCCTGCACGTGGTGCTTGGATTGAAATCGATACTGATGCAGACCACACTATATATGTAAGAATGGACAGAAAGCGAAAGTTTCCTGTTACGTCACTGCTTAGAGTATTTGGTGCTGAAACAGATTCAGAAATAAAGGCATTGTTTAAGGGTAATGAGCTTGCTGCTCCTTTTATTGAATCAACTCTTGCAAAGGATCATGCAAAGACAAAAGATGAAGCATATATTGAAATTCATAGAAAAATGCGTGATGGTGAACTTGCAACAGCTGACAACGCTCGTGACTATGTAAATAGTTTGTTAAAGTCAGGAGAAAGATACGATCTATCAAAGGTTGGACGTTTCAGATTCAATCAAAGATTTGCAAAGCCTATGGATGAAAAGGCTCTTGCTGTTATGACACTTAGTCTTGATGACCTAGCTGTTACAATAAATAAAATTATTGAACTAAGTCATAATCCAAATGCTGTTCAAGATGATGTTGACCACCTAGGTTCACGTCGTGTTAGATACGTTGGAGAAATGCTTCAAGCAAAGATTAGAATTGGTATGACTCAAATCAAGAGAAACATTCAAAACAGAATGTCTACAATTGATACAGATGCAAACCTTCCTATTCAATTCATTTCACCTCGTCCACTTCAAGCTCGTATCAAGGAATTCTACACTACAAACCAATTGTCACAATTCATGTCACAAGAAAATATTCTTGCTGAAATTGAGCACTTGCGTAGAATTTCTGCCCTTGGTCCCGGCGGACTAACAAGAGAGAGAGCTGGAGTTGAAGTTCGTGATGTTCATGCTTCTCACTACGGTAGAATCTGTCCTATTCACACACCTGAAGGTCAAAACATTGGTCTTGTTCTTCAACTTGCTATGTATGCAAGAATCAACCATTTTGGAATGATTGAAACTCCTTATGCAAAGGTTGCTAAAGGAAAGGTTACAAAAGAAATTGTTTATCTTAATGCGCTTGAGGAAGAGAATTCTAAAATTGCTCACGCCGCAACTGATTATGATAAGGATGGATTGATTACAAAAGAAATGTTGGAAGTTAGATTAAATGGTGAACCTGTAATCATTAGTAGAGATGAAATTGATTATATTGACGTTGCAACAGACCAAGCATTTTCTATTTCAACTTCTATGATTCCATTTTTAAACCACGATGATGCCAACCGTGCACTCATGGGTTCAAACATGCAGAAACAAGCAACTCCTTGTATCGTTCCTGAAGCGCCTCTAGTTGCAACTGGAGTTGAAGAAAAGGCGGCGTATGATACTGGTCGTGTTGTTATGGCAGCAGAAGATGGTCTTATTATTGGAGTTGACGCAAAGAAAGTTGTACTTAGAGGAAAGAAAGATCATGAGTACAAACTTGTTAACTTCAGTAGAACAAACCAATTTACTGTTTTCCACCAACGTCCTACAGTAAGCATTGGTCAAAAAGTTAAGAGAGGTGATGTTCTTGCTGATACTTCTACATCTGTAAATGGTCAAATGGCACTTGGACAAAACTGTCTTGTTGCCTTCATGACATGGTCAGGATCAAACTTTGAAGATGCTATTATTCTTTCAGAAAGATTAGTAAAGGAATCAAAATTCACAACTGTTCACATGGAAGAGTTTGTTATTAATGTTCGTGATACAAAGCTTGGGCCTGAAGTTACTACTCATGATATTCCAAACGTTGGAGAGAACAGACTTAAGAATCTAGACGTTGATGGTATTGTTAGAGTAGGAGCTGAAGTTCGCCCAGGAGACATTATTGTTGGTAAAATTACTCCAAAGAGTGAAACTCAACTTACTCCTGAAGAGCGTCTTCTTAGATCTATTTTTGGTGAGAAATCAAGAGATGTTAAAGATACATCAAAGAGACTAGAAAACGGAAAGCGTGGACGTGTTGTTAGTGTTAAAATCTTCTCAAGAGAAAGAGGGGATAAACTGGAGTCAGGAATCATCAAGAGAATTCACATTGAAGTCGCGCTTCTAAGAAGTGTTTCAGTTGGAGATAAGCTTGCTGGACGTCACGGAAACAAGGGAGTTATCTCGCGCGTTCTTCCAATTGAAGATATGCCATTCATGGCTGATGGTACACCTGTTGATGTTATTCTAACACCACTTGGAGTTCCATCACGTATGAACCTTGGACAGATTCTAGAACTTCACCTTGGACTTGCTGCAAATAAAATGGGTTATCAAGCTGTTGTTCCACCATTCGTGGGAGCTACACCTGAAGAAGTTAAAGCTGAGCTTGTAAAGGCCGGATACAATGAAACTGGAAAGATGAAATTGTTTGACGGTAGAACTGGAGAAAAATTTGCTCAAGACATTGCTGTTGGTTACATGTATATTTTGAAACTTCACCACATGGTTGAAGATAAGATTCACATGCGTTCCATCGGTCCTTACTCTTTGATTACTCAACAGCCTCTAGGAGGAAAGGCTCAAGGTGGAGGACAGAGATTTGGAGAGATGGAAGTATGGGCACTAGCTGGATACGGCGCAGCCCACGCACTTAGAGAAATGCTAACAATTAAGTCTGACGATATTGCCGGTAGAACTCAAGCTTTTGATTCTATTGTTAAAGGACACAAACTATTGGATCCAAATACTCCAGCTTCATTTAACGTGCTTCTTTCTAACTTGAGAGGATTATGTGTTGATGTTGAGCTAAGTAAAGAAACTGGCGATGAAGGAATGGATATAAACATGGTCGCAGGAGATGAAGTAACAGAAGAAAACAATTAA